The Aureimonas mangrovi genome contains the following window.
ATGGTAGACGCGCGGCATGCCCCCGAGCCCGAACTTCTGGAGCGCGTCAACGCGCGTCTGAAGGCCCAGCTCGGTCAGGACATCTTCGCGTCCTGGTTCCAGCGCATGAAGCTCGAGCAGGTCGGCCGCGGCGTCGTGCTGGTCTCGGTGCCGACGGCCTTCCTCAAGACGTGGATCAACGGCCACTACCGCGAGCTCCTCACTGGCATCTTCGCCGAGGAGGTGCCGGGCACGCTCAAGGTCGACATCCAGGTGCGCAGCGCCGTGCGCTCGTCGCCCACGCCTGCCCTTTCGCCCGCTTTGCCCGTGCAGACGAGCGCGGCAAACGATGCGGCGCTCGGCCAGCGGCCGGTCCCCGTTCCGGCCCGCATGCCGGAGCGCGCACAGGCGCCGCGCACCAACGGCGAGTTCGGCTCCCCGCTCGACCCGCGCTACGTCTTCGAAAGCTTTGTGGAGGGCGCGTCGAACCGCGTGGCGCTCGCCGCCGGCCGCTCGATCGCCGAGAATGGCCCGCAGTCCGTGCGATTCAATCCGCTCTTCATCCATGCTTCGGTCGGCCTCGGCAAGACGCATCTCCTGCAGGCGATCGCCAATGCCGCGCTCCAGCGCGCCGATCAGCCGCGCGTGGTCTATCTGACGGCCGAGTACTTCATGTGGCGCTTCGCCACCGCCATCCGCGACAACCAGGCGCTGACCTTCAAGGAGGCGCTGCGCGGCATCGACATCCTGATCATCGACGACATGCAGTTCCTGCAGGGCAAGTCGATCCAGCAGGAATTCTGCCATCTCCTGAACGCGCTGATCGATTCGGCGCGGCAGGTGATCGTGGCCGCCGACCGGCCGGCCTTCGAGCTGGAATCGCTGGACAGCCGCGTGCGCTCCCGCCTCTCCGGCGGCGTCGCCATCGAGATGGCCTCGCCCGATCTCGAGATGCGCAAGGGAATTCTTGCCTCGCGCGTTTCGGCGATGAAGGCCGAAGACCCGACCTTCGCGATCGGCCAGGACGTCGTCGACACGATCGCGCGTCGCGTGGCCGGTTCGGGCCGCGACCTCGAAGGCGCCTTCAACCAGATCGCCTTCCGCCATTCCGTCGGCCAGCCGCTCTCGCCCGAGCATCTCGACGACCTCCTCAACCAGCTCACGCGCTCCGGCGCCGAGAAGCGGGTTCGGATCGAGGACATCCTGAAATTCGTCTCGCGTCACTACAACGTCTCGCGCGCCGACATCCTCTCGGCCCGGCGCACCCGCACCATCGTGCGTCCGCGCCAGATCGCGATGTATCTCGCCAAGACCATGACGCCGCGCTCGCTGCCCGAGATCGGCCGGCGCTTCGGCGGGCGCGACCACACGACCGTGCTGCACGCCGTGCGCAAGATCGAGGCGGAGCGCGGACAGGACGAGAAGCTTTCCGACGAGCTCGACGTCATCCGCCGCATGATCGAGGAATAGCGCGCCCGGCCCCTTCGCCCTTTGCGCACCGGCGGTCTTGCTCTACAAGGTTCGGCACCATTGTGAGGGGCGCCGCTGCGCGTCCGCCCGCGTAAGAGACGTCCGTTCCCATGCACATCCTCATCGAGCGTTCCAATCTGTTGAAATCGCTGAGCCACGTGCATCGCGTGGTGGAGCGTCGCAACACGATCCCGATCCTGTCGAACGTTCTCCTCAAGACCGAGGCGGGCGCGCTGCGCCTGAAGGCGACGGACCTCGACATCGAGATCACCGAAAGCGTGCCGGCCACCGGCGAGCGCGAGGGCGCGACGACCGTTCCCGCCCACCTCCTCTACGACATCGTGCGTAAGCTCTCGGACGGCTCGGAGGTGAAGCTTTCGACCAACGCCGAAGGCACGCAGATGACGGTGGCGGCCGGGCGCTCGAACTTCCGCCTGCAATGCCTGCCGGAGGCCGACTTCCCGGACATCACCGCCGGCCAGTTCACCCATGCCTTCGAGCTGCCCGCCGCCGAGCTTTCGCGCCTGATCGAGCGCACGCAGTTCGCGATCTCCACCGAGGAGACGCGCTACTATCTGAACGGCATCTTCCTGCACGCGATCGAGGACGGCGGCGCGCTGCGCCTGCGGGCTGTCGCGACCGACGGCCACCGGCTCGCGCGCGCCCAGATGGAGGCGCCGGCCGGCTGCGAGGGGATGCCCGGCATCATCGTGCCGCGCAAGACCGTCAGCGAGATCCAGAAACTTCTGGGCGAGGCGGACGGCAGCGTCGCGGTCGAGCTTTCCGATGCCAAGATCCGCTTCACGATCGGCGACATCGTGATGACCTCGAAGCTCATCGACGGCACCTTCCCCGATTATCAGCGCGTCATTCCGACAGGCAACGACAAGGTTCTGACGCTGGACCGCCAGACCTTCGCCTCGGCCGTCGACCGCGTCTCGACCATCTCCTCGGAGCGCGGACGCGCGGTGAAGCTGGCGCTCGGCGAGGACCAGCTCGTCCTGACGGTGAATTCGCCCGATTCAGGCACCGCGACGGAGGAGCTGGCCGTCGGCTACGAGGCGGACGCGATCGAGATCGGCTTCAACGCGCGCTATCTCCTCGACATCACCGGGCAACTCGCCGGCGAGGAAGCGCGCTTCATGCTGGCCGATCCCGGCTCGCCGACGCTGATCAGGGACGGCGCGGACGACGGCACGCTCTACGTGCTGATGCCGATGCGGGTCTGAGCGCCCTCCCCGTCGACGCCACGGCCGCCGGGCCTGCCCGGCCTGCCCCGCGCATCACCCGCCTGAGGCTGGCCGATTTCCGCAACTACCGCAGCCTCGCGGCGGAGACGGATGCGCGCTTCGTCGTGCTCTATGGCGACAACGGCTCGGGCAAGACCAATCTCCTCGAAGCCGTCTCGCTCCTGACACCGGGGCGTGGCCTTCGTCGTGCGACCTATCGCGACATGGCACGCGAGGGCGGCAGCGGCGGCTTCTCGGTGCGCGCAGACATCGTCTCGGCCGCCGAGGAGGCCACCGATGCGCTGACGATCGTGCGGCCGGACGAGGGGGCGGCCTCGCCACGCACGCTTCGGCTCGACGAGGCGCCGGCGAAAAGCCTCGACGATCTTCTCGGCCATTGCCGGCTCCTGTGGCTGACGCCCGCGATGGACGGGCTCTTCACCGGTCCGGCGGGGGACCGGCGCCGCTTTCTCGACCGCCTCGTCCTGACGCTCGACCCCGAACATGGCCGCCGCTCGCTCGACTACGAGCGCGCCATGCGCGGCCGAAACCGGCTTCTAGCCGAGGATCGGCGCGATCCGGTCTGGCTCTCCGGCCTTG
Protein-coding sequences here:
- the dnaN gene encoding DNA polymerase III subunit beta yields the protein MHILIERSNLLKSLSHVHRVVERRNTIPILSNVLLKTEAGALRLKATDLDIEITESVPATGEREGATTVPAHLLYDIVRKLSDGSEVKLSTNAEGTQMTVAAGRSNFRLQCLPEADFPDITAGQFTHAFELPAAELSRLIERTQFAISTEETRYYLNGIFLHAIEDGGALRLRAVATDGHRLARAQMEAPAGCEGMPGIIVPRKTVSEIQKLLGEADGSVAVELSDAKIRFTIGDIVMTSKLIDGTFPDYQRVIPTGNDKVLTLDRQTFASAVDRVSTISSERGRAVKLALGEDQLVLTVNSPDSGTATEELAVGYEADAIEIGFNARYLLDITGQLAGEEARFMLADPGSPTLIRDGADDGTLYVLMPMRV